The Scylla paramamosain isolate STU-SP2022 chromosome 39, ASM3559412v1, whole genome shotgun sequence genome includes a window with the following:
- the LOC135092186 gene encoding rhodopsin, GQ-coupled-like gives MPVVAALLLTATLLGICFNCYILFLSCTQNFRQTRTTTHILLLHLGVIDLLLAAIFLFALFPSFLKEGWLSGAGCWVAGGAWATLHVAAVWTLTALNLDKYVAIAAPLHYARFVSPARVAAAVGVSWVLAASLCALPMALPGMRGAPQPPTGCSLDLASAPPLLGRSYAFTLALLGYLLPALLVATANFRILVIARHHRHRIVTALWDVTVSAQATVTPQRSHFYLSRYRGRSAATTVCHLVGTFLLLYLPPAACVLYEAVARVRPPHTLVLANLVLLTLAPAINGFVYGIKSKVLRKNFKNFLRKRLYRSEVNYEIQSRAPSVSASRRPSMTPSLSMPLQHKLQRRMSEILVQPSVAAAGDAATGAPRLVRRSSELSMRARGSSCSITRETPPPRPPSCSPLGVQGDASAAAKEAPTPSPKAASPPKSPKSPKSPLIRPSRVFRFLQQSTSLEENPGAEVEGGGPALAATHRSSLRRALFARNKQKSLDFEMTSLTPHDTAAEVPPRSASTQVVGEPASPSLARPLLLEGQAPPPLSPARKTKRVSWSSDSFSDSPMESDSDAMTPTGAGAAGPGAAGSMGPRYRTKALLRHNGLRFHFSKVSLERIDSEDTRAPPVEMNGPGPSPPPTLTMVHQPALHGAPVTNGRIMSSLNGRPKLLTAGFRD, from the exons acccgcaccaccacccacatccTTCTGCTCCACCTCGGCGTGATCGACCTCCTGCTGGCCGCCATCTTCCTCTTCGCCCTCTTCCCGTCATTCCTGAAG GAGGGTTGGCTGAGCGGCGCGGGGTGCTGGGTGGCTGGCGGGGCGTGGGCCACCCTGCACGTGGCCGCGGTGTGGACGCTCACGGCCCTCAACCTGGACAAGTATGTGGCCATCGCGGCGCCGCTGCACTACGCCCGCTTCGTGTCCCCGGCGCGGGTGGCCGCCGCCGTGGGCGTATCATGGGTGTTGGCTGCCAGTCTGTGCGCACTGCCCATGGCGCTGCCGGGGATGCGCGGCGCGCCGCAGCCTCCCACAGGATGCTCACTTGACCTCGCCTCGGCGCCGCCACTGCTGGGCCGCTCCTACGCCTTCACCCTGGCCCTGCTGGGGTACCTACTGCCCGCCCTGCTGGTGGCCACCGCCAACTTCCGCATCCTGGTGATcgcccgccaccaccgccaccgcatCGTGACAGCGCTGTGGGACGTGACGGTGTCTGCCCAAGCCACCGTCACGCCCCAGCGCTCACACTTCTACCTCAGCCGCTACCGAGGCCGCTCCGCAGCCACCACTGTGTGTCACCTGGTGGGCACCTTCCTGCTGCTGTACCTGCCGCCCGCCGCCTGCGTGCTGTACGAGGCCGTGGCGCGTGTGCGTCCGCCCCACACCCTCGTGCTGGCCAACCTGGTCCTCCTCACCCTGGCGCCCGCCATCAATGGCTTCGTGTACGGCATCAAGAGCAAGGTGCTCAGGAAGAACTTCAAGAACTTCCTGCGGAAACGTCTGTACCGCAGCGAAGTGAACTACGAGATCCAGTCGCGCGCGCCGTCAGTGTCCGCGTCACGCCGGCCGTCGATGACGCCGTCCCTGTCCATGCCGCTCCAGCATAAGCTGCAGCGGCGCATGTCGGAGATCCTGGTGCAGCCCTCCGTGGCGGCGGCAGGCGACGCGGCCACCGGGGCGCCCCGCCTGGTGCGGCGGTCCTCCGAGCTCAGCATGCGCGCCCGCGGTTCCAGCTGCTCCATCACCCGTGAGACTCCCCCGCCGCGGCCACCCAGCTGCTCACCCCTCGGGGTGCAGGGTGATGCCTCGGCTGCGGCCAAGGAGGCGCCCACACCCTCCCCAAAGGCGGCCTCTCCCCCAAAGAGTCCCAAGAGTCCCAAGAGTCCCCTGATCCGCCCCTCTCGAGTGTTCCGCTTCCTGCAGCAGTCCACCAGTCTGGAAGAGAACCCCGGGGCCGAGGTGGAGGGCGGCGGGCCAGCCCTCGCCGCCACGCACCGCTCCTCTCTCAGGCGAGCGCTGTTCGCCCGCAACAAGCAGAAGAGCCTCGACTTTGAGATGACGAGCCTCACCCCGCACGACACCGCCGCGGAGGTTCCGCCCCGCAGTGCCTCCACGCAGGTGGTGGGAGAGCcggcctctccctccctggcgCGGCCGCTGCTGCTGGAGGGCCAGGCCCCGCCGCCGCTCTCTCCCGCCAGGAAGACCAAGCGGGTCTCGTGGTCCTCGGACAGCTTCTCGGACTCCCCAATGGAGTCTGACTCCGACGCGATGACGCCCAcgggggcgggggcggcgggCCCCGGGGCGGCGGGCTCCATGGGGCCCCGCTACCGCACCAAGGCGCTGCTGCGACACAACGGCCTGCGCTTCCATTTCTCCAAAGTGTCGCTCGAGAGGATTGACTCCGAGGACACCCGCGCCCCGCCAGTAGAGATGAATGGGCCCGGCCCGTCCCCGCCGCCCACGCTCACCATGGTGCACCAGCCCGCCCTCCATGGCGCGCCCGTCACCAACGGCAGGATCATGTCCAGCCTCAACGGTCGCCCCAAGCTGCTGACGGCGGGCTTCCGGGACTGA